One Gossypium hirsutum isolate 1008001.06 chromosome A08, Gossypium_hirsutum_v2.1, whole genome shotgun sequence genomic window, taaacaaactagtatacataattttaattaaataaataaatacaaaaataattttaaaatttttaatcaacataaccaaattcaaacaaACATGAACAAAAACCCGTTATTAGTTCAAGCTCGATTCATTTATGGCCGCTAAATATACTATACATACCATCAGCATAACTAAAATTatataaaccccaaaaaaatgaaaaactttcatttttccctgCAGATTTTAACTTGCTTATGAATTTACATGGCAAATTGCTTTCAACAAAAGCCAGAAAACCCtaataaaaatttacatttttttttgtcacccCTCAAATCCAATCAAGTGGGAAAAAaatgatccaaaaaaaaaatcccaaacaaACTTTTCTAAGTATCTTCCTTTATACCATTATTGCTTCCCTTCAAACAACTCTTTGATCAACAATGGTGTTGTATGGTTTTTGATCAATCGAAATCCAGATATTGGGATCGGAATCTCAAAAAGACTATTGAATGTACAATCATATAGTTACTACTTTCATTGTGTTAATGAGCTAACTCCTCGCTCCGACACCGACACTAGACTTGTCGATTGTCCGGACATTGTATTGTTCGTATACTCTTGCTCTGTTCTCTGCCCACCATTGTTCCGCTTGTTTCTCACTGAACCGCTTACGACTGCATTCAAAGTTTTTACCAAACCGTTTAATTTTTCACCAAATTACAGCCAAACCCTCCagtaaaagtactatggaggtccttgtactaggagtcagattACATTCTGTCTCTCAGATTACATTCTGTCTCCTCTACTAAAAAATGAgcaaaattagtccctatacattagaCCAAAAAGCAAACTGGtccaattaaaaatttcatccatctCTACTGTTAAAAGTTGATCCATGTACGTTAACATGTCATGTGTTACTGTCTAGTTATTCTATCAGTCacgccagtttttaacagtagatttggatgaaaaatttaactaaaaaacgagtttgctctttaatttaacatatagagactaatttattcatttttttagtaaaggagacaaaatgtaatctgactcctagtacagGACCATCATGGTACTTTTATTCAAACCCCCATTATTCAGGATTATAGCTTGTCAATGCAATAATGTACCTGAATCGGACTCGTTTGAGATCCTTGGCACCACCTGGCAGTGAGGTAAGTGTTATATACACACCAGGTTCATCTTGCTCAACCCATTCACTCTCATTTCGAGGTTCGCTTTCTTTTGATCGGCCTCCACTTTTAGTAGCTGGTTCACTATGACATTGCTTGGTATGGCTTGTACTACGATTACCGGTGGTGTTGGACCCATTAGAAAGTAACTGGCCGCTTGATACATTTGAATCTGGTTCTTGGTACACTATTTGACCATTCGGTCTTTCAAGAGAAACACTAGAGGCATCATTGGAAGGAGGGCTAGAGCCAAACGAAGTAAACGAAGGCGACTTAATGTTCCGTGTGGCCCCAACAGGCAGTCTTTCAGCCATATCCTTTAACTGTTCGgcaaatcaaatataatctaCATCAGTATAAAGACATGATGAATGTATTCGAAGTCTAACTAACCGACATGCCCGGTTTGTGACTAAAGGCAAGCAAAGAGCTTCAAACATTAATAAGAAGAACCAAAAGTATAAAAACCCAGAACATGGAAGACGGAAAAATTAAATCATCTTACTTGTGCAGTAAGCGACTTGATGACTTCCTTTGCTGCTTTGCATTTTGCAGTCTCCTCCTCTGCGATTGCAATCGCCTCTTTCAGCTGTTTGGTTGTCCTTTCCAGCTCGACTTCTTGAAGTTGTGCTTTACGTGTAAGATTATCGACCTGAGAGATAAAAGATTGGTGATgctcaataaaataaaatcctaaataaCCTTGCAAACAAGTAAAGAGCTTTGCTTTCTTTGCTAGACAAAGGAAACGAGTTAATCTTCTAAACCATAAAAATATCCGGCTGAAAATAACGCTTAGCATCTAGCATTGTAATAGGAAGCCAAATGTTGACTGTTGTTTTGAAGGAACTTGGAATTTACTACACCACATTGCAGAAGCACCATGCACTCACTTTAGACGAAATCCATTGTGAGAACTCATCGGTCAAGCAAAATGAGCATTTGAGAAATCCATggatttaaaaaggaaaatgCAAGGAGCAATCACACGGAGCCTTTGTTAAACAAGCATATAAATAAATCTCCAGAAGTGTATTGGAAGTATGGAAGAGAAAATACCTGTGCTCTTAATCTAGTGACCTCTTGATTAAGGCCATCATTGGTCCTCTTAGCATCATCCACAACTATTTTAGGGGAGGTGAGACCTCCGAGTGTTGGGGTTGGTGTTGTTGAACGAGGAGGACTAGGCCGTCTTGATATTGGAGATGTCGCACGAGAAACGATTCTTGATCCAGGAACAGAAGCCGAGAAAAATTTCTTGGATGATCCAAATACCGGGTTAAAAGACTTAGAAATATTAAGTGCTCCCCTTTGAGAGCCTCCATTTGGAACTGGTGAGACACGACTACTATTAAATTCTAGCTTCTTGTTTTTCTTTGATCGGCTTTCCCCTTGCTTAAACGACTCCATTGATGAAAATCTAGCAAGTTGAGCACGAGATCTAGAATCCAACTTATCATCTTTATCAACAAATTCATTAGTCCCATGGTTTATGCTTCCTCTTCTACTTACAGAAGATTGTGATGATGCATCAGTTTCAATGGCTTTCCTCAGTCTATTAAAACAATTGTCACAGACACGATAAGGTTTGTTGGGGTTTGGAGCCATGGAAGCCTTAAGGCACTTCTTACTGCTGCATGCATGACAAAAGACTAGTCCACAATTATAACAATTGTGACgttttcttttgaaattaaatgGGAGGCGACACCCAGAACACATTGATTGATCAACGCCTGAAGCCCATTTGTGGAGACAGATTGCTGCAGTGAAGTTCGTGCCACAAGCAATACTTTTGACTTGCTTGTCTTTCAGAGCTTCTACCAATGTTGGGGAGTTCTTATCATCAACATTCCCATGACCTAATCGACCATTTGCTCCCTTTCCCCAAGTATAAACTTCAGTTCTCGAAGTCAAAACTGCAACATGATAAGCACCACAAGAAATCTCCTCAACGAAACTCTTAGCAAGCTTTCCTTCAACACGGGTAGGAACTTTTCCATCAGCTTGTGGATTTCCTAGCTGCCCATAAACAGGACTTCCCATGGTGTAGACATGCCCTGATGTTGTAAGGGCAACTGTCAGACTGTGTCCACAGGCAACTTGACAAAAGTTTGGTTCAACAAGAGCAGCAACACAAGTAGGAACAAGTTTTGCTTCCTTATCGCCATGTCCAAGTCGACCTTTATCCCCATCTCCCCACGTAAATAGCTTCCCCGAGGAACAGTTGCTAGAACTTGAATTCCCAACCATGACTTCAACAACTGCAGCAGTATGCCACACTCCACAAGCTGCTCGGACAGTCCGGAGCCCTTTTAAGGATTCCACTTCCCTTGGTATTGAGACACTATTCCGATCTCCATGACCCAAAACACCAAATGTGCCATCACCAAAGGTAAACAATTGACCTGCAGAGGTTACAACAGCTGTATGCCAAGGGCCACAAGATATTGACGAGACATGTATGCCCTCCAAGGGCCCATTCACTCGTTTTGGCacccaatgacttacctcatttcCATGACCAAGAAGACCAAAATTATAAGTGCCATCACCCCAAGTGTACAAATCACCAGAAAGTGTTACAGCACAAGTGTGGTACTCACCGCATGCTACAAGCTCAATGTTAGTATTACTTAAGGCATCAATAAGCTTTGGCTGCAAAACATCAGAGTCTACACCATGCCCGAGCCGGCCTCCAGATTCCTCTCCCCAGGAGAAAACCTCCCCCTGCTTGGTTACCAAGGCTGCATGTCGACCACCACAGGCAATATTCTGAACATCAAGTACAACCGCAGATTCTAAAGCTTTAGGCAGTAAAGAACCCGTTTTGATACCGCAACTGCTAACTTTATCAAGTCCGCCACCCAAAACACCATCCCCAGTGCCTTCACCCCAAATGAAAACATCACCCAAGGCATCACCATCATCATGGCCAGATCCTTGGCTTGATGAACTAACTGCACTTGAAAGACTAACCCTAAAAGCATCCATTGCCATTGTCTTCATGTGGCCATGTACACTATCTGATCCTCCTGAAGACAAAGAATGAACTGAACCACTAGCGGACTCTGGAGGAAAGAAACCCTTGGGAGGAACAGCATATAATATTACATCTGAAAACGCCTTACCAAGACCATTCTTTGGAGGACTTTCATATGGACTATGAAGGCGAAGGTGATCTCCACCATCCTGCATTTTAAGTAGAAAAAGGTCTCAAATTCACAATCTTGTAGTGTTGAAAGCAGATTTTGTAGataaaatagaaccataccttctgCAAGCTATCATTACTACCAAAAGGAGAATGTAAGGGTGAACTTCTTCGCGTGTATGTTCTAGGACTATTTACTTCAGAAGGAATGCCATCACTTCTTGATTCTGTTCTCCATTTTCTTTGATGACTGCGAGAGATTAATGCTTTTAAACCACTAAACCAGACTTCAGCTTCATCCTTGTCCTTGCAGATCTAgaataattttattaagaaaataaatcaataaaacttTGACCTGTCTGTATACGCTACTGGAGAGGAAAAATGCAAACAATAAATAACCAGATAAACGAGAAGTCatgattaaaaaagaagaagattctTACCAAATCCAGTGATCTGTCATTATATATCAGTGAAAAAGACTGGTACTCTTTCTCAGGCCGAGGATACCGCTGAAAGATAGGCTGAAAGAAATATAGACCATATTTATGAGTAATagcagaaaatttaaaaaaaaaaatgaatatagtCATCACAGTGTCACCAAGACAAGAGAATAAACAGAAGCCGCTATGGTCACAAAAATACACGCATAAGACCTAGAAATAAAAAGTACCAAGTATAGCATCACAGTTTCAAGGTTATAATTGTCTAAATTCTGCTATCCAAATCCAAGTGCCAAAGTAACATGATCATAGCTTTAAAAACAAAGAACATGCAAATCCACATCATCATAGTTTTAAGTTAAAGATCACTGTGATGCTTTTAAAGTGATTCGAGTGTAGTTGTAATGAAATGAGCAAGCAAAAAATTGGAGTGAAAAGGAAAAACATATATTAATCAACTCAAATTGCAACTTCATTCGAAACTGGTGAACAAGGAAAAACATATATTAACCACTTACAGTGCGCTGCCCGGATATGATTCTAGATACGTGACTTAGTTTAAGATGTTTCTCCTCTTTCCCTGATAACCATATTAAAACAGACTCATCCTGAAAAAATAACAATCAACAATTTAGGCATTTTTAAGGAAAACATAACTCATATTCAGCAGCACAATGACAAGTACATGATCGACGATGCATATATACAGGCAAGTGATGGCATCCCTAGCTTCACTTTTTATCTTACACAACTCTAATACACAACAAGTCAATAAGAAGTGAAAATGAGTTGTGATGGCAAGTGGACTGTGCTCTCACCATTTGAACGAGAGTGAGGAAGGCAAAGGAACGATAGAACAAAGTTATAGACAAAT contains:
- the LOC107938375 gene encoding PH, RCC1 and FYVE domains-containing protein 1 isoform X2 is translated as MLRTDRMASDLSRTGPVERDIEQAITALKKGACLLKYGRRGKPKFCPFRLSNDESVLIWLSGKEEKHLKLSHVSRIISGQRTPIFQRYPRPEKEYQSFSLIYNDRSLDLICKDKDEAEVWFSGLKALISRSHQRKWRTESRSDGIPSEVNSPRTYTRRSSPLHSPFGSNDSLQKDGGDHLRLHSPYESPPKNGLGGSDSVHGHMKTMAMDAFRVSLSSAVSSSSQGSGHDDGDALGDVFIWGEGTGDGVLGGGLDKVSSCGIKTGSLLPKALESAVVLDVQNIACGGRHAALVTKQGEVFSWGEESGGRLGHGVDSDVLQPKLIDALSNTNIELVACGEYHTCAVTLSGDLYTWGDGTYNFGLLGHGNEVSHWVPKRVNGPLEGIHVSSISCGPWHTAVVTSAGQLFTFGDGTFGVLGHGDRNSVSIPREVESLKGLRTVRAACGVWHTAAVVEVMVGNSSSSNCSSGKLFTWGDGDKGRLGHGDKEAKLVPTCVAALVEPNFCQVACGHSLTVALTTSGHVYTMGSPVYGQLGNPQADGKVPTRVEGKLAKSFVEEISCGAYHVAVLTSRTEVYTWGKGANGRLGHGNVDDKNSPTLVEALKDKQVKSIACGTNFTAAICLHKWASGVDQSMCSGCRLPFNFKRKRHNCYNCGLVFCHACSSKKCLKASMAPNPNKPYRVCDNCFNRLRKAIETDASSQSSVSRRGSINHGTNEFVDKDDKLDSRSRAQLARFSSMESFKQGESRSKKNKKLEFNSSRVSPVPNGGSQRGALNISKSFNPVFGSSKKFFSASVPGSRIVSRATSPISRRPSPPRSTTPTPTLGGLTSPKIVVDDAKRTNDGLNQEVTRLRAQVDNLTRKAQLQEVELERTTKQLKEAIAIAEEETAKCKAAKEVIKSLTAQLKDMAERLPVGATRNIKSPSFTSFGSSPPSNDASSVSLERPNGQIVYQEPDSNVSSGQLLSNGSNTTGNRSTSHTKQCHSEPATKSGGRSKESEPRNESEWVEQDEPGVYITLTSLPGGAKDLKRVRFSRKRFSEKQAEQWWAENRARVYEQYNVRTIDKSSVGVGARS
- the LOC107938375 gene encoding PH, RCC1 and FYVE domains-containing protein 1 isoform X1 codes for the protein MLRTDRMASDLSRTGPVERDIEQAITALKKGACLLKYGRRGKPKFCPFRLSNDESVLIWLSGKEEKHLKLSHVSRIISGQRTPIFQRYPRPEKEYQSFSLIYNDRSLDLICKDKDEAEVWFSGLKALISRSHQRKWRTESRSDGIPSEVNSPRTYTRRSSPLHSPFGSNDSLQKDGGDHLRLHSPYESPPKNGLGKAFSDVILYAVPPKGFFPPESASGSVHSLSSGGSDSVHGHMKTMAMDAFRVSLSSAVSSSSQGSGHDDGDALGDVFIWGEGTGDGVLGGGLDKVSSCGIKTGSLLPKALESAVVLDVQNIACGGRHAALVTKQGEVFSWGEESGGRLGHGVDSDVLQPKLIDALSNTNIELVACGEYHTCAVTLSGDLYTWGDGTYNFGLLGHGNEVSHWVPKRVNGPLEGIHVSSISCGPWHTAVVTSAGQLFTFGDGTFGVLGHGDRNSVSIPREVESLKGLRTVRAACGVWHTAAVVEVMVGNSSSSNCSSGKLFTWGDGDKGRLGHGDKEAKLVPTCVAALVEPNFCQVACGHSLTVALTTSGHVYTMGSPVYGQLGNPQADGKVPTRVEGKLAKSFVEEISCGAYHVAVLTSRTEVYTWGKGANGRLGHGNVDDKNSPTLVEALKDKQVKSIACGTNFTAAICLHKWASGVDQSMCSGCRLPFNFKRKRHNCYNCGLVFCHACSSKKCLKASMAPNPNKPYRVCDNCFNRLRKAIETDASSQSSVSRRGSINHGTNEFVDKDDKLDSRSRAQLARFSSMESFKQGESRSKKNKKLEFNSSRVSPVPNGGSQRGALNISKSFNPVFGSSKKFFSASVPGSRIVSRATSPISRRPSPPRSTTPTPTLGGLTSPKIVVDDAKRTNDGLNQEVTRLRAQVDNLTRKAQLQEVELERTTKQLKEAIAIAEEETAKCKAAKEVIKSLTAQLKDMAERLPVGATRNIKSPSFTSFGSSPPSNDASSVSLERPNGQIVYQEPDSNVSSGQLLSNGSNTTGNRSTSHTKQCHSEPATKSGGRSKESEPRNESEWVEQDEPGVYITLTSLPGGAKDLKRVRFSRKRFSEKQAEQWWAENRARVYEQYNVRTIDKSSVGVGARS